In a single window of the Vicingaceae bacterium genome:
- a CDS encoding hypothetical protein (possible pseudo, frameshifted) → MALTENLELPLGAPLPDFALKDACTGKVFNTKNLMGNHGLLLMVICNHCPYVKHIIEKLTDIANEYLERGIGMAAISGNDATKYPEDSPENMKKMAERLGFKFPLFI, encoded by the coding sequence ATGGCTTTAACCGAAAATTTGGAATTACCTTTGGGGGCTCCCTTGCCTGATTTCGCATTGAAGGATGCCTGCACAGGAAAAGTTTTTAATACAAAAAATTTGATGGGAAATCATGGGCTGTTGTTGATGGTCATTTGCAATCATTGTCCTTATGTGAAACATATCATTGAAAAATTGACTGATATAGCCAATGAATATCTTGAAAGGGGCATTGGTATGGCTGCCATTTCGGGCAACGATGCTACGAAATATCCTGAGGACAGTCCTGAAAACATGAAAAAAATGGCTGAACGCCTGGGTTTTAAATTTCCCCTATTTATATGA
- a CDS encoding hypothetical protein (possible pseudo, frameshifted): MKKTILLTNIKKLYGYYDHTPAIKKGSLMYDVSVMENAWLLIENGKIMSAGTMPADNQLIQNADETVDCSGRMVFPGFCDSHTHSVFAEWRQSEFIMKLQGKTYEEIARHGGGILNSAKKLQRASEDDLFEMARQNLYRMAMSGTTSFEIKTGYGLTPGAELKMLRVINRLKNETPFHIKSTLLAAHAVPEEYKHCPDDYVDVIVNEILPAAAEES, from the coding sequence ATGAAAAAGACCATATTGCTGACAAATATCAAAAAATTATACGGTTACTATGACCATACTCCGGCAATAAAAAAAGGTTCCCTGATGTATGACGTAAGCGTGATGGAAAATGCCTGGTTGTTGATAGAAAACGGCAAAATAATGTCTGCCGGTACAATGCCCGCGGACAATCAATTGATCCAAAATGCCGATGAAACTGTTGATTGCAGCGGACGAATGGTATTTCCGGGATTTTGCGACTCACACACCCATAGTGTTTTTGCCGAATGGCGCCAATCAGAGTTCATTATGAAACTGCAAGGCAAAACTTATGAAGAAATTGCCCGCCATGGTGGTGGCATCTTGAATTCGGCAAAAAAGTTGCAAAGAGCATCAGAAGATGATCTTTTTGAAATGGCCCGCCAAAATTTATATCGCATGGCCATGTCGGGCACCACCTCATTTGAAATCAAAACCGGTTATGGTCTGACACCCGGCGCTGAGTTGAAAATGCTCAGAGTGATCAACCGGTTAAAAAATGAAACTCCATTTCACATAAAATCAACATTGTTGGCAGCTCATGCCGTGCCTGAAGAATACAAACATTGCCCGGATGATTATGTTGATGTGATAGTAAATGAAATTTTACCTGCTGCGGCAGAAGAATCATAA
- a CDS encoding hypothetical protein (possible pseudo, frameshifted), giving the protein MKFYLLRQKNHKVDFIDVFCEKGFFSPAQTDKILEAANNWKLPAKIHVNQFHSTGGINVAVKHNALSVDHLEVMTPEDIEVLSQSKTIATVLPLCSLFLKIPFSPVKQLIEKDIPLAIATDFNPGSAPSGNMLLAFSIACIYYNILPEVVLNATTINGSYAMQSHALTGCFSPGKRADLWISTPLNDLCRSCL; this is encoded by the coding sequence ATGAAATTTTACCTGCTGCGGCAGAAGAATCATAAGGTAGATTTTATCGACGTATTTTGTGAAAAAGGATTTTTCTCGCCCGCTCAAACAGACAAAATTCTTGAAGCAGCCAATAATTGGAAACTGCCCGCAAAAATTCATGTCAATCAATTTCACTCTACCGGAGGAATAAATGTAGCCGTCAAACACAATGCTTTAAGTGTTGACCATCTGGAAGTCATGACCCCTGAGGACATCGAAGTTTTGTCCCAATCTAAAACAATTGCCACAGTGTTGCCACTTTGTTCTTTATTTTTAAAAATCCCATTCTCTCCTGTAAAACAATTAATTGAAAAAGATATTCCCCTGGCCATTGCCACCGATTTTAATCCCGGATCTGCGCCTTCGGGAAATATGTTGCTGGCTTTTTCCATTGCTTGTATCTATTACAACATCTTACCTGAAGTGGTTTTGAATGCCACCACCATCAACGGATCATATGCCATGCAATCACATGCATTAACAGGTTGTTTTTCTCCCGGGAAAAGAGCTGACTTATGGATTTCCACTCCACTTAACGATCTCTGCCGATCTTGCCTATAG
- a CDS encoding saccharopine dehydrogenase, with translation MNKILVLGAGKSSAYFFKYFQEINWNERLTVADKNIAYAEKFLSGNPLVDVVQLDIDDIEKTEKLISSHDVVVSMLPAFLHVKIAKICLKCKKHLITASYVSDEMRSLHNDAMNEGLIFLNEIGLDPGIDHMTAMQVMDKIRSEGGKIREFETFTGGLLEPGSEKDNPWKYKFTWNPRNVVLAGAGGPVKFIQEGQYKYIPYHRLFRRTEIIQIPGLGKFEGYANRDSLRYRELYGLQDALTLYRGTLRRPGFCKGWHIFVQMGMTDDSYVMENSEELTFRQYTNSFLPYHPTDRVEIKLMHYLNIQQDDNDLMEKLEWLDMFNDEIKAGIQNATPAMYLQHILERKWTMTPEDRDMVVMWHKFVYYDADGKLHEKQSSMHCIGESDIYSAMAKTVSLPVAIAARFICEGKIQEKGVVVPMHSSIYQPVLEELTKFDIKIQEWDVR, from the coding sequence ATGAATAAAATACTTGTATTGGGAGCGGGCAAGTCAAGTGCATACTTTTTTAAATATTTTCAAGAAATCAATTGGAATGAAAGATTGACCGTAGCCGACAAAAATATCGCCTATGCCGAAAAATTTTTGTCGGGCAATCCTTTGGTAGATGTGGTTCAATTGGATATTGACGATATTGAAAAAACCGAAAAACTAATTAGCAGCCATGATGTAGTTGTATCCATGCTGCCGGCATTTTTGCATGTAAAGATTGCGAAAATCTGTTTGAAATGCAAAAAACATTTGATTACGGCTTCATATGTGAGCGACGAAATGCGTTCGTTGCACAATGATGCAATGAATGAAGGGTTGATATTTTTGAACGAGATTGGGCTCGATCCCGGCATCGATCATATGACGGCGATGCAAGTAATGGACAAAATCCGTTCGGAAGGTGGTAAAATCAGGGAATTTGAAACCTTTACTGGAGGGCTGCTTGAACCCGGCAGTGAGAAAGACAATCCCTGGAAATATAAATTCACCTGGAATCCTCGCAATGTGGTTTTGGCAGGGGCAGGGGGGCCGGTGAAATTTATCCAGGAAGGGCAATATAAATACATACCTTATCATCGCCTGTTCAGAAGAACAGAAATAATACAAATACCCGGCCTTGGCAAGTTTGAGGGCTATGCCAATAGGGACTCATTGAGATACAGAGAATTATACGGTTTGCAGGATGCATTGACGCTCTACCGTGGCACATTGCGAAGACCCGGATTTTGCAAGGGGTGGCATATTTTCGTGCAAATGGGGATGACCGATGATTCTTATGTCATGGAAAACTCCGAAGAATTAACATTCAGGCAATACACAAATTCTTTCCTTCCTTATCATCCTACCGACCGTGTTGAAATAAAACTGATGCATTATCTTAACATACAACAAGACGACAATGATTTGATGGAAAAACTCGAATGGTTGGATATGTTTAACGATGAAATAAAAGCCGGCATACAGAATGCTACACCTGCCATGTATCTTCAACACATTTTGGAAAGAAAGTGGACCATGACGCCCGAAGACCGCGACATGGTGGTGATGTGGCATAAATTTGTCTATTATGATGCTGATGGAAAATTGCACGAGAAACAATCGTCCATGCATTGTATCGGCGAATCGGATATTTATTCGGCAATGGCAAAAACGGTAAGTTTACCTGTGGCTATTGCCGCAAGGTTTATTTGTGAAGGTAAAATACAGGAAAAAGGCGTGGTTGTTCCCATGCATTCAAGCATCTATCAACCGGTATTGGAAGAATTGACTAAATTTGATATTAAAATTCAAGAGTGGGACGTACGTTAA